One window from the genome of Scyliorhinus torazame isolate Kashiwa2021f chromosome 3, sScyTor2.1, whole genome shotgun sequence encodes:
- the LOC140408237 gene encoding uncharacterized protein isoform X2, translating to MLSYRPVEFRAFFAYYNALMNKETGNLSKADRELIIVATSANNHCPYCVIAHSALHRIYSKNPVLADQVVVNSQLADLDDRQHAMLDFALAVSNAANISDDHLKKLEVHGFDRDDAWDIATITAFFAMSNRLAHLNDLCPNEEFYTLGRLPREKDKSEG from the exons ATGCTTTCctatcggcctgtggaattcagggCGTTTTTTGCCTACTACAATGCCTTAATGAACAAAGAAACCG GTAATCTCAGCAAAGCAGATAGAGAACTTATTATTGTGGCCACGAGTGCTAATAATCACTGTCCTTACTGCGTCATTGCACATAGTGCCCTGCACCGGATATATTCCAAAAATCCAGTTCTAGCAGATCAG GTGGTAGTGAACAGTCAGTTGGCTGACCTGGATGATCGGCAACATGCCATGTTGGATTTTGCTCTGGCTGTGAGCAATGCAGCAAACATCAGTGACGATCATCTAAAAAAACTGGAAGTGCATGGGTTTGATCGTGACGATGCCTGGGACATTGCCACGATAACCGCTTTCTTTGCAATGTCCAACCGTCTGGCTCACCTCAATGATTTATGTCCGAATGAAGAGTTCTATACATTGGGAAGATTGCCCAGGGAGAAGGATAAGAGTGAGGGTTAA
- the LOC140408237 gene encoding uncharacterized protein isoform X1 yields the protein MEEVETKSGFLPNIFKMLSYRPVEFRAFFAYYNALMNKETGNLSKADRELIIVATSANNHCPYCVIAHSALHRIYSKNPVLADQVVVNSQLADLDDRQHAMLDFALAVSNAANISDDHLKKLEVHGFDRDDAWDIATITAFFAMSNRLAHLNDLCPNEEFYTLGRLPREKDKSEG from the exons atggaggaGGTAGAAACTAAG AGTGGATTTTTACCAAATATATTCAAAATGCTTTCctatcggcctgtggaattcagggCGTTTTTTGCCTACTACAATGCCTTAATGAACAAAGAAACCG GTAATCTCAGCAAAGCAGATAGAGAACTTATTATTGTGGCCACGAGTGCTAATAATCACTGTCCTTACTGCGTCATTGCACATAGTGCCCTGCACCGGATATATTCCAAAAATCCAGTTCTAGCAGATCAG GTGGTAGTGAACAGTCAGTTGGCTGACCTGGATGATCGGCAACATGCCATGTTGGATTTTGCTCTGGCTGTGAGCAATGCAGCAAACATCAGTGACGATCATCTAAAAAAACTGGAAGTGCATGGGTTTGATCGTGACGATGCCTGGGACATTGCCACGATAACCGCTTTCTTTGCAATGTCCAACCGTCTGGCTCACCTCAATGATTTATGTCCGAATGAAGAGTTCTATACATTGGGAAGATTGCCCAGGGAGAAGGATAAGAGTGAGGGTTAA